A part of Actinobaculum sp. 313 genomic DNA contains:
- a CDS encoding AMP-binding protein → MDATVPARPHYAPGVPAEIEPVTQTLDQQLPHAAADFPNRVAIDFLGRTITYRELDHQVRKATSALYRCGVRNGDVVALIMPNCPQHVVAFYAALALGATVAEHNPLAPANELHEQLDRHGAVVVIAWEQTLEKLVSDGDFHGRTYLAVDLSRELPHVSRMLLRLPVSSAREQRAKLRGTVPHGVLSFDRIVKKAPSLPKGMEMQPPELDDIAVLLHTGGTTGVPKAVQLTHRNVVSNMVQTIEWVHTMGYGTEVFAAVLPFFHAFGLSTCLGICIRQAGTLVLLPNFNVSSLLAGQKRHPITLFPGVAPMFQRVLDEADRQRESGESVDLSSIRFAFSGAMALDPALAARWEEGTGGYIIEGYGMTEASPIIAGSPVTPERRPSTLGLPFPSTEIRVADPEDPSQDADDIGEVLVRGPQVFAGYLGMPEETDAVLWNGWLRTGDLARWDDGFLVMADRRKELIINGGFNIYPSQVEDAIRNMPGVRDVAVVGMPEDAHGESVVAALVLEPGAMVDLDSVRRWTQDKLSHYAIPKSIAVVDELPRSQIGKVMRRAVREELNNFELKSGQWIRKAGALGENASDRFETWLGSLQEQFSATKEQVQEWLSSTSEHSTEQVREWFAEKGVTPEELRARLQKEGLSREGFSAWLSRSGAAVSGALKSSSEAIQEKLAGPPTQRDMAQKDPLADDGVGQAEPTPSDAGGNARHATNVAVADADAANAQAAQDAGEGNPAGDDPHLM, encoded by the coding sequence ATGGACGCGACTGTTCCAGCCCGCCCCCACTACGCCCCCGGAGTTCCCGCTGAGATAGAACCCGTCACACAAACGCTCGATCAGCAGCTCCCTCACGCCGCTGCTGACTTCCCAAATCGTGTGGCTATCGATTTCCTCGGGCGCACTATTACCTATCGCGAGTTGGACCACCAGGTCCGCAAAGCAACCTCTGCCCTCTATCGCTGCGGTGTTCGCAATGGTGACGTCGTCGCCCTCATCATGCCGAACTGCCCGCAGCATGTCGTCGCCTTCTACGCTGCACTTGCGCTCGGCGCCACCGTCGCTGAACATAATCCGCTTGCCCCGGCCAATGAACTCCACGAACAACTTGATCGGCACGGCGCCGTGGTCGTCATCGCATGGGAGCAGACACTGGAAAAGCTCGTATCCGACGGCGACTTCCACGGGCGCACGTACCTTGCTGTTGATCTGTCGCGCGAACTCCCTCATGTTTCACGTATGCTACTGCGCCTTCCCGTCTCTTCCGCCAGGGAGCAGCGTGCCAAACTGCGAGGAACAGTTCCCCACGGCGTACTTTCATTTGACCGCATCGTCAAAAAGGCACCTTCATTGCCCAAAGGCATGGAGATGCAGCCGCCTGAACTTGATGACATCGCCGTGCTTCTACACACTGGTGGCACAACCGGCGTGCCGAAGGCCGTGCAACTGACGCACCGCAATGTCGTCTCCAATATGGTACAGACGATCGAATGGGTCCATACGATGGGTTATGGAACGGAAGTCTTCGCCGCTGTTCTGCCCTTCTTCCACGCCTTCGGTCTGAGCACATGCCTGGGTATCTGCATCCGCCAGGCGGGCACCCTTGTGCTACTGCCCAATTTCAACGTGTCATCCCTGCTTGCCGGCCAAAAGCGACATCCGATCACGCTGTTCCCCGGTGTTGCTCCCATGTTTCAGCGTGTCCTGGACGAGGCCGACCGGCAACGCGAATCGGGTGAGAGTGTCGATCTCAGCTCGATCCGTTTCGCATTCTCGGGAGCGATGGCATTGGATCCCGCACTCGCGGCGCGCTGGGAAGAGGGCACCGGGGGTTACATCATTGAGGGCTACGGAATGACGGAAGCCTCGCCTATTATCGCTGGCTCGCCTGTGACCCCGGAGAGGCGGCCCTCGACTCTCGGACTTCCTTTCCCTTCCACCGAAATCCGCGTCGCGGATCCAGAAGATCCCAGTCAGGACGCCGATGACATCGGCGAAGTGCTTGTGCGAGGCCCGCAGGTATTCGCGGGTTACCTTGGGATGCCGGAAGAGACCGACGCGGTCCTGTGGAACGGCTGGCTACGTACCGGCGATCTAGCACGTTGGGATGATGGTTTCCTCGTCATGGCGGACCGCCGCAAGGAACTCATCATTAACGGCGGCTTCAACATTTACCCGTCCCAGGTAGAGGACGCCATCCGCAATATGCCCGGGGTTCGCGATGTCGCAGTTGTCGGCATGCCCGAGGACGCACATGGAGAGTCCGTTGTAGCAGCGCTTGTGCTCGAACCCGGCGCCATGGTTGATCTCGACTCGGTGCGACGGTGGACACAGGACAAACTATCGCACTATGCGATACCAAAATCGATAGCCGTCGTTGATGAACTGCCTCGCTCGCAGATTGGTAAGGTGATGCGGCGAGCTGTTCGGGAAGAGCTGAACAATTTCGAGTTGAAGTCCGGGCAGTGGATCCGCAAGGCCGGCGCCCTGGGCGAGAACGCCTCTGATCGTTTCGAGACGTGGCTTGGCTCGTTGCAAGAGCAATTCAGTGCAACGAAGGAACAGGTCCAGGAGTGGCTCTCAAGTACATCTGAGCATTCAACGGAACAGGTGCGCGAGTGGTTCGCGGAAAAGGGCGTCACTCCTGAAGAACTCCGTGCTCGTCTGCAGAAGGAAGGCTTGAGCAGGGAGGGGTTCTCCGCTTGGCTCTCGCGCTCCGGCGCAGCGGTGTCCGGGGCGTTGAAGTCATCAAGCGAAGCAATCCAGGAGAAACTCGCCGGACCGCCGACACAACGCGATATGGCTCAGAAAGATCCCCTCGCCGACGACGGCGTAGGTCAAGCGGAGCCCACACCAAGCGACGCAGGTGGCAACGCTCGGCACGCCACGAACGTGGCCGTAGCAGATGCTGACGCGGCGAACGCTCAGGCGGCGCAAGACGCCGGGGAAGGAAACCCAGCTGGCGACGATCCGCACCTCATGTGA
- a CDS encoding LysM peptidoglycan-binding domain-containing protein translates to MSAVAVSAIEAAQAKTSASVNLTGRKRRPLRAVPTAASPLESDRNEAQQAIPSRLDADWRSEYPTLARRRPTVRVAQMEEAWTAAMRPSSVRASEGRGRAAPVTAVGANSRVRHAHSVNVAHMILALRLAFGALAAAALVVLGLGIGSLFVPAPGDSVVVQSGDTLWSIAATLPDAPDTATAVADIKAQNGLTSDAIAVGQVLELPRY, encoded by the coding sequence ATGAGTGCAGTTGCTGTGAGCGCTATCGAGGCCGCGCAGGCAAAGACCAGTGCATCGGTGAACCTTACGGGAAGAAAGCGCAGGCCGCTCCGAGCGGTGCCTACTGCAGCCAGTCCGCTTGAGAGCGACCGCAACGAGGCACAGCAGGCGATACCGAGTAGGCTGGACGCGGATTGGCGTTCTGAGTACCCGACGCTGGCACGACGTCGGCCGACGGTGCGCGTCGCGCAAATGGAGGAAGCTTGGACCGCGGCTATGAGGCCGTCATCTGTGCGGGCCTCCGAGGGGCGCGGCCGTGCCGCACCTGTCACAGCGGTTGGTGCGAATTCACGGGTAAGGCATGCCCATAGCGTCAATGTGGCTCATATGATTCTTGCTCTGCGGCTAGCATTTGGTGCTCTAGCCGCGGCAGCGCTTGTTGTGCTTGGGCTGGGAATTGGTTCTCTTTTCGTTCCTGCGCCGGGTGATAGCGTGGTTGTGCAGTCTGGTGACACGCTCTGGTCCATCGCCGCCACGCTCCCTGACGCTCCAGACACGGCAACTGCGGTAGCAGATATCAAGGCACAGAACGGGCTGACAAGCGATGCTATCGCGGTGGGGCAGGTATTGGAATTGCCGCGATACTAG
- the nrdR gene encoding transcriptional regulator NrdR: MHCPFCRHTDSRVIDSRTSDDGQSIRRRRECPNCKRRFTTVESASLTVVKRSGATEPFSRDKIIAGVGKACQGRPVGEDDLALLAQQVEEKVRSSGSSQIEAHEIGLAILEPLRKLDTVAYLRFASVYSNFDSLDDFASAIAELRAENEDRSADA, encoded by the coding sequence ATGCACTGTCCATTCTGCCGCCACACGGATTCACGGGTGATTGATTCCCGTACCAGCGACGACGGTCAATCGATTCGACGTCGTCGCGAATGTCCCAACTGCAAACGCCGCTTTACCACCGTGGAGAGCGCGAGCCTAACCGTTGTGAAACGCTCAGGTGCGACGGAGCCTTTTTCACGCGACAAGATCATTGCTGGTGTTGGCAAAGCCTGCCAGGGTAGACCGGTGGGCGAGGACGACCTCGCCCTACTCGCGCAGCAAGTGGAGGAGAAAGTGCGCAGTTCTGGCAGTTCACAGATCGAAGCGCACGAAATCGGCCTGGCGATCCTCGAGCCGTTGCGTAAGCTGGACACGGTGGCCTATCTGCGCTTTGCTTCCGTGTACTCGAACTTCGACAGTCTGGACGACTTTGCGTCTGCAATTGCGGAGCTCCGGGCAGAGAACGAAGATCGTAGCGCCGACGCGTAA